From Candidatus Dadabacteria bacterium, one genomic window encodes:
- a CDS encoding TlpA family protein disulfide reductase, with translation MKISNAVPKILTVLIIALLAYTLWSGLSGKGGVQTPSQLVGRPAPEFVLRSFSGEKVRLSDFRGKTLLVNFWASWCHPCREEAPALERTYMSLSGNQVEFIGINIMDDRKSAEEYIKSFGGSFVNIYDPENRIHLDYGVGGVPETFFVNPEGIITGKHRGPLTEKMIMSYIENATIYNEQSRRTENP, from the coding sequence ATGAAGATATCAAACGCGGTACCGAAGATTCTTACCGTCCTTATTATAGCCCTGCTTGCGTACACCCTTTGGAGCGGGCTTTCGGGAAAGGGAGGTGTTCAAACCCCCTCACAGCTTGTGGGAAGACCCGCACCCGAGTTCGTGTTGAGATCGTTTAGCGGTGAGAAGGTAAGGCTTTCTGATTTTCGGGGAAAGACATTGCTTGTGAATTTCTGGGCATCCTGGTGTCATCCATGCAGAGAGGAGGCCCCAGCTCTAGAGAGAACTTACATGTCTCTTTCGGGCAATCAGGTTGAGTTCATAGGAATAAACATAATGGACGACAGAAAAAGCGCCGAGGAATACATAAAATCGTTCGGGGGAAGCTTCGTCAACATTTATGACCCGGAAAACAGGATACATCTGGATTACGGAGTGGGAGGAGTTCCGGAGACTTTCTTCGTAAACCCCGAGGGAATCATAACCGGCAAGCACAGAGGGCCACTTACCGAAAAAATGATTATGAGCTATATAGAGAACGCGACTATTTACAACGAGCAGAGCCGGAGAACTGAAAACCCGTGA
- a CDS encoding aldo/keto reductase, which translates to MEFVKIAGTEINSSRIGLGTWAMGGWLWGGSDRKECVRTIYEAFDNGVNLIDTAPIYGFGLSEEIVGEAVSQSGMRDELIIATKVGLEWERGGIFRNSLPERIYKEIDDSLRRLRTDRIDLYQIHWPDPLVPIEETAQAMAELIESGKVRAVGVSNYSVEQMEIFRSVCPLNSSQPPYNLFERGIEEDVLPWCEEHGVTMLLYGALCRGLLGGKLKIDSEFLGDDIRNFDPKFRRPVYDNYLSAVESLGELASERFAKNVLELSVRWVLDKCKNDITLWGARRPGQLDDLAGTVGWTIDDDSMNEIDAILDTFVPNPIGPEFMAPGPRPF; encoded by the coding sequence ATGGAATTTGTAAAAATTGCCGGTACGGAAATCAATTCGTCGAGAATAGGTCTTGGGACTTGGGCAATGGGAGGATGGCTCTGGGGAGGAAGCGACAGGAAAGAATGCGTGAGGACTATATACGAGGCGTTTGATAACGGGGTAAATCTCATTGATACCGCTCCTATTTACGGTTTCGGCCTTTCCGAAGAAATCGTGGGAGAAGCGGTTTCTCAGAGCGGGATGAGAGATGAACTGATAATCGCGACGAAAGTAGGGCTTGAGTGGGAGAGGGGAGGAATATTCAGAAATTCCCTCCCGGAGAGGATATACAAGGAGATTGACGATTCCCTTAGAAGACTGCGCACCGACCGGATAGATCTTTACCAGATTCACTGGCCCGATCCCCTTGTCCCTATTGAGGAAACCGCGCAAGCCATGGCGGAACTCATTGAAAGCGGGAAGGTAAGAGCTGTCGGAGTAAGCAACTATTCGGTTGAGCAGATGGAGATTTTCCGTTCCGTCTGCCCGCTTAACTCGAGTCAGCCTCCTTACAATCTTTTCGAGAGAGGGATCGAGGAAGACGTACTTCCCTGGTGTGAGGAGCACGGGGTTACCATGCTTCTCTACGGGGCTTTGTGCAGAGGACTTCTGGGTGGGAAGCTAAAAATCGACTCCGAGTTTCTAGGAGACGACATAAGAAATTTTGATCCCAAGTTTCGAAGGCCCGTCTACGATAATTACCTCAGTGCGGTTGAAAGTCTGGGGGAGCTTGCCTCTGAGCGTTTCGCAAAGAACGTGCTTGAACTTTCCGTAAGGTGGGTTCTCGATAAATGCAAAAACGATATCACTCTCTGGGGAGCTCGACGCCCGGGGCAGCTCGATGATCTCGCGGGCACCGTAGGGTGGACTATAGACGATGATTCTATGAATGAAATAGACGCAATACTTGATACTTTCGTCCCGAACCCCATAGGTCCAGAATTCATGGCTCCCGGTCCAAGACCTTTTTAA
- the rpsO gene encoding 30S ribosomal protein S15 has protein sequence MSLQKEEKARIIKEFQKHENDVGSAEVQIGILNGKIQELSEHVKRAPKDNHSRKGLVSMVAKRRKLLNYVKRVRPQEYGKLIETLGLRR, from the coding sequence ATGTCTTTGCAGAAAGAAGAAAAGGCACGAATCATAAAAGAGTTTCAAAAACATGAGAATGACGTTGGTTCGGCCGAGGTTCAGATAGGGATTCTGAACGGAAAGATACAGGAACTGTCCGAGCACGTGAAAAGAGCGCCCAAGGATAACCATTCAAGAAAAGGACTGGTTTCAATGGTTGCCAAGAGAAGAAAACTGCTCAATTACGTGAAGAGGGTGAGACCGCAGGAGTACGGAAAGCTGATTGAGACCCTTGGACTAAGAAGATAA
- the miaA gene encoding tRNA (adenosine(37)-N6)-dimethylallyltransferase MiaA: MSLSREKPKLVVVLGPTASGKTEMALEIARRTGACIVSADSVQVYRHFDIGSAKPTEEQRREIPHFLIDVVEPDEDFNAGTYMRLALDRIGRLVEDGGKIVVVGGTFLYVKALLYGLLEGVEVDRKFRKSLARERDAKGIASLHKKLETVDPVSAGRINPNDYVRIERALEVYHTTGERMSDHHRRHGFPEERFNALKIGLLGNRERLRHTIDKRVDVMIDCGWVEEVEAIRAKGYGSDLKPMKSIGYKRINEFLDDRLDFKTAVEKIKTDTKRFSKRQSTWLRADEDIKWFDSERGNGPILEACREFFD, from the coding sequence TTGAGTCTTTCCCGGGAAAAACCAAAGCTGGTTGTTGTCTTAGGGCCGACGGCTTCGGGAAAGACTGAAATGGCGCTGGAAATAGCCCGCAGAACCGGCGCTTGCATAGTAAGCGCCGATTCCGTTCAGGTCTACAGGCATTTCGATATAGGCAGCGCCAAACCCACCGAAGAGCAAAGACGGGAGATCCCCCATTTCTTAATAGATGTTGTGGAGCCCGATGAGGATTTTAACGCCGGCACGTACATGAGGCTTGCCCTTGATCGCATCGGGAGGCTCGTTGAGGATGGCGGGAAAATAGTCGTGGTTGGGGGAACTTTTCTTTACGTCAAGGCTCTTCTTTACGGACTTCTCGAAGGTGTTGAGGTTGATCGGAAGTTCAGAAAGAGCCTCGCACGCGAGAGGGACGCGAAGGGAATAGCGTCGCTTCACAAAAAACTTGAGACGGTAGACCCGGTATCCGCCGGACGGATAAATCCGAACGATTACGTGAGAATTGAGCGGGCGCTTGAGGTTTACCACACGACGGGTGAGCGCATGTCGGATCATCACCGTCGGCACGGCTTTCCAGAAGAAAGGTTTAACGCCCTTAAGATAGGTCTCCTCGGGAACCGGGAGCGGCTGCGCCACACCATAGACAAAAGGGTCGACGTAATGATCGACTGCGGCTGGGTTGAAGAAGTAGAAGCTATAAGGGCCAAGGGATACGGATCCGACTTAAAGCCTATGAAGTCTATAGGTTACAAGCGGATAAACGAATTTCTGGACGATCGGCTTGATTTCAAGACGGCGGTTGAAAAAATAAAGACGGATACGAAAAGGTTTTCCAAAAGGCAGTCCACTTGGCTTCGCGCGGATGAAGACATAAAGTGGTTTGACTCCGAAAGAGGGAATGGCCCGATACTTGAGGCATGTAGAGAGTTTTTCGACTGA
- the pnp gene encoding polyribonucleotide nucleotidyltransferase produces MEAELFGAKLRLETGRLAKQASGAVLASCGGTTVLATVVASEEKIEDDFLPLTVNYQEKSFAAGKIPGGYFKREGRPSEKEILTSRLIDRPVRPLIPKGFSYSTQVIVTVISADGKNATDVLSVIASSTALMVSDIPFAGPIAALTVGKVDGELVINPSPEQLETSTMEITVAGTEDAIVMVEGGAKEVSEAEVVEALMVAHDGIKEIVSFQNRFVGGIGKEKREVPAVEMDDALESEVRSSALPSLEQGIVADSKDGRKKLINQAYEETVKKLIEERPEDKSKIDKSFEELIKDSVRSKIVEGKRPDGRDYTTVRPIWGEVGLLERTHGSALFTRGETQAIVVTTLGSSYDEQRIDALEGDQTRSFMLHYNFPPYSVGETSFRLGPGRREIGHGALAARAIKPVLPDKEDFPYTIRIVSEILESNGSSSMATVCGSSMSLMDAGVPISAPVAGIAMGLIKEGDNFVVLSDILGDEDHLGDMDFKVAGTQGGITALQMDIKITGINEDVLTTALAQAKDGRMHILGKMEEVISGPKEELSEYAPRILTIQVKPDKVKVVIGSGGKTIKQIVEDTGAQIDIQDDGLVKIFSPDYEACKKAEGIIKRIVEDIVAGKLYVGVVKRILDFGAIVELGPGKDGLLHISELENRRVEKVTDILNEKDEVLVKCLAVERDGRVRLSRKAALDQNIEDYRISD; encoded by the coding sequence ATGGAAGCGGAGCTGTTCGGAGCTAAGTTGCGCCTTGAAACAGGAAGGCTTGCCAAGCAGGCAAGCGGGGCGGTGCTCGCTTCCTGCGGAGGAACTACGGTGCTTGCCACGGTTGTTGCTTCGGAAGAAAAAATAGAAGATGATTTTTTGCCGCTTACGGTTAACTATCAGGAAAAATCATTCGCAGCCGGGAAAATTCCCGGAGGTTATTTTAAGAGGGAAGGGCGTCCCAGTGAAAAGGAAATCCTTACGTCAAGGCTTATTGACAGGCCTGTAAGGCCGCTTATACCCAAGGGCTTTTCTTATTCCACCCAGGTTATAGTTACGGTTATTTCCGCTGACGGTAAAAACGCTACGGACGTTCTGTCGGTAATAGCGTCTTCAACGGCGCTCATGGTCTCAGATATACCGTTTGCCGGACCCATAGCGGCTCTTACCGTCGGAAAAGTAGACGGCGAGCTTGTTATAAACCCCTCTCCCGAGCAGCTTGAGACCAGCACTATGGAGATAACTGTCGCGGGCACAGAAGATGCTATTGTAATGGTAGAGGGTGGCGCGAAGGAAGTAAGCGAGGCCGAGGTGGTCGAAGCTCTTATGGTTGCCCATGACGGGATTAAGGAAATCGTTTCTTTCCAGAACCGTTTCGTTGGAGGAATCGGGAAGGAAAAAAGAGAGGTTCCCGCTGTCGAAATGGATGATGCGCTTGAAAGCGAGGTTCGTTCATCTGCGCTCCCTTCTCTTGAGCAGGGGATCGTAGCTGATTCAAAGGACGGTAGAAAGAAACTTATAAACCAAGCTTATGAAGAAACGGTAAAAAAACTGATTGAGGAACGCCCGGAAGACAAATCCAAGATTGACAAGTCGTTTGAGGAGTTGATCAAAGATTCCGTGAGAAGCAAGATAGTGGAGGGTAAAAGACCCGACGGAAGGGACTACACGACGGTAAGGCCCATATGGGGTGAAGTGGGTCTTCTTGAAAGAACCCATGGTTCGGCGCTCTTTACCCGCGGGGAAACCCAGGCCATAGTCGTCACGACCTTGGGAAGTTCATACGACGAGCAGAGAATAGACGCGCTTGAAGGTGACCAGACAAGAAGTTTCATGCTGCATTACAACTTTCCTCCCTACTCCGTCGGAGAGACGAGCTTCCGGCTGGGTCCCGGCAGAAGAGAAATAGGGCACGGTGCACTTGCCGCAAGGGCGATAAAACCCGTTTTGCCGGATAAAGAGGATTTTCCCTACACTATCAGGATCGTTTCCGAAATACTTGAATCAAACGGTTCTTCGTCGATGGCGACTGTGTGCGGTTCCTCGATGTCTCTTATGGACGCGGGCGTGCCTATAAGTGCCCCCGTGGCCGGCATAGCTATGGGACTTATAAAGGAAGGGGACAATTTCGTCGTTCTCTCTGATATTCTTGGTGATGAGGACCACCTTGGGGACATGGATTTTAAGGTGGCCGGCACCCAAGGCGGTATTACCGCCTTGCAGATGGATATTAAGATAACCGGCATAAACGAAGATGTTCTCACAACTGCACTTGCTCAGGCAAAAGATGGCAGAATGCATATTCTCGGGAAGATGGAAGAGGTAATCAGCGGACCCAAAGAAGAGCTTTCCGAATACGCTCCGAGAATTCTTACGATCCAGGTAAAGCCGGATAAGGTCAAGGTTGTTATAGGCTCCGGCGGCAAGACTATAAAGCAGATAGTCGAGGACACGGGAGCGCAGATAGATATACAGGATGATGGTCTGGTCAAGATTTTCTCCCCGGACTACGAAGCCTGCAAGAAGGCCGAGGGAATCATAAAAAGAATCGTTGAGGATATAGTCGCCGGCAAGTTATACGTCGGCGTGGTTAAGCGCATTCTGGATTTCGGAGCGATAGTCGAGCTTGGTCCAGGAAAAGACGGGCTTCTGCACATCTCCGAACTTGAAAACCGCAGGGTCGAAAAGGTAACCGATATCCTGAACGAAAAAGACGAGGTTCTCGTAAAGTGCCTTGCGGTTGAGCGTGACGGCAGGGTGAGGCTCAGCAGAAAAGCCGCGCTTGACCAGAACATAGAAGACTACAGGATTTCCGACTAA
- a CDS encoding bifunctional alpha,alpha-trehalose-phosphate synthase (UDP-forming)/trehalose-phosphatase, with translation MKKLIIVSNRLPTTVREENGKLSFEPSVGGVATGLSSLDTDYEKCWIGWPGIDYGSLSREQVSEMERRLGEENFYPVSLSAEEVKDYYQGFCNEVIWPIFHYFVQYGTYKKEFWESYISVNTKFAAAILDVARGGDYIWVHDYHLMLVPDLVKKQLPKSSIGFFLHIPFPSSEIFRLIPWCREIIQGLTGADLIGFHTFDYVRHFAESVRRILGHEHSLGRFIIGEREIRTDTFPMGIDYEKFSSAPKKRSIQKRKDEFRDLLGNDRKVILSIDRLDYSKGIPERLRAFDLFLERNPKIRGKVVLLLVAVPSRTEVVHYKILKNEVDNLVGAINGRYDTIGWNPIHYMYRSFGFEDLISLYLAADILFITPLRDGMNLIAKEYVAARQNKAGVLILGEMAGTAQELSEAIIINPNDLESTSRALETALAMTKTEQKRRMKTMQSRLRRYDIRTWTADFMERLDETKGRQLKMFARRLSPEMTGELIEKYRASKKCLLLLDYDGSLVSFKNNPQDAKPDPEIYSALKELSLREKNELVIISGRDRNTLTDWLGNVTNGLAAEHGLWIRRGKWKMSDMAPEGWKEEIRPILEVFVDRTPGSLIEEKNFSLAWHYRKVDPALSIVRVGELKDMLSHITANLEIGVLEGNKVVEIKGSFINKGKAATQWLKAKKWDLIISIGDDWTDEDIFEELPEDAYSIKVGFGPSKAKYRVRSTTEARDLLFSLADVTREMEDSSSKTMKKGRKR, from the coding sequence ATGAAAAAGCTGATAATTGTATCCAACAGATTGCCAACGACCGTGCGGGAGGAAAACGGGAAGCTTTCTTTTGAACCGAGCGTCGGAGGTGTGGCTACGGGCCTCAGTTCTCTTGATACAGATTACGAAAAATGCTGGATAGGATGGCCGGGGATAGATTACGGGAGTCTGTCCAGAGAGCAGGTTTCGGAAATGGAGCGGCGGCTCGGAGAAGAAAATTTCTATCCTGTGAGCCTCAGCGCCGAAGAGGTAAAAGACTACTACCAAGGGTTTTGCAACGAAGTAATATGGCCTATCTTCCATTATTTCGTCCAGTACGGAACCTATAAAAAAGAGTTCTGGGAATCATACATCAGCGTGAACACCAAGTTCGCCGCTGCCATTCTCGACGTGGCCCGCGGAGGGGACTACATCTGGGTTCATGATTACCATCTGATGCTTGTCCCAGACCTTGTAAAAAAGCAGTTGCCCAAATCAAGCATCGGTTTTTTCCTGCACATACCTTTTCCGTCTTCTGAGATTTTCAGGCTTATTCCGTGGTGCAGGGAAATAATACAGGGGCTTACCGGCGCTGATCTCATAGGTTTTCACACTTTTGACTACGTAAGGCATTTTGCCGAAAGCGTAAGAAGGATACTTGGACACGAGCATTCCCTAGGGCGGTTTATAATCGGGGAAAGAGAGATAAGAACCGATACTTTTCCTATGGGGATCGATTACGAGAAATTCTCCTCCGCACCAAAGAAACGAAGCATTCAGAAAAGAAAGGACGAGTTCAGAGACCTCTTGGGAAATGACCGGAAGGTCATTCTCTCTATAGACCGTCTTGATTACTCAAAGGGAATTCCGGAGAGACTCAGGGCGTTTGATCTTTTCCTTGAGAGAAACCCGAAGATAAGGGGCAAGGTGGTTCTTTTGCTTGTCGCGGTGCCTTCGAGAACGGAAGTTGTTCACTACAAGATACTGAAAAACGAAGTTGACAATCTGGTCGGCGCGATAAACGGCCGCTACGATACTATCGGCTGGAACCCGATTCACTACATGTACAGATCTTTCGGTTTCGAGGATTTGATTTCTCTTTACCTAGCTGCGGACATCCTTTTCATTACTCCCCTTCGCGACGGCATGAACCTGATTGCCAAGGAGTATGTGGCCGCAAGACAGAACAAGGCGGGCGTACTCATACTCGGCGAGATGGCGGGAACCGCACAGGAACTGAGCGAAGCCATAATCATAAACCCCAATGATCTCGAATCTACTTCACGGGCTCTGGAAACCGCTCTTGCCATGACCAAGACGGAGCAGAAAAGGCGGATGAAGACGATGCAGAGCCGTCTCAGAAGATACGATATCAGGACATGGACGGCGGACTTCATGGAGAGGCTTGATGAAACGAAAGGGAGACAGCTTAAGATGTTTGCCCGAAGACTCAGTCCGGAAATGACAGGCGAACTGATTGAAAAATACAGGGCGAGCAAGAAGTGTCTTTTGCTGCTTGATTACGACGGTTCTCTTGTCTCTTTCAAGAATAATCCGCAGGATGCGAAACCTGACCCGGAGATCTACTCCGCGCTTAAGGAACTTTCCTTGAGGGAGAAAAATGAGCTTGTCATTATAAGTGGCAGAGACAGAAACACTCTTACCGACTGGCTTGGCAATGTGACAAACGGTCTTGCGGCCGAACACGGTCTTTGGATAAGACGCGGAAAGTGGAAGATGTCCGATATGGCTCCGGAGGGATGGAAGGAAGAAATAAGACCTATACTGGAAGTTTTCGTCGATAGGACCCCTGGGTCGCTTATCGAGGAAAAGAATTTTTCCCTGGCGTGGCACTACAGGAAGGTTGATCCGGCACTCTCAATCGTGAGAGTAGGGGAACTTAAGGATATGCTCTCGCACATAACGGCGAACCTTGAGATCGGCGTGCTTGAGGGAAACAAGGTTGTGGAAATCAAGGGTTCTTTCATAAACAAAGGCAAGGCGGCTACCCAGTGGCTCAAAGCAAAAAAATGGGACCTTATCATATCAATAGGAGACGACTGGACGGATGAGGACATTTTTGAAGAACTTCCCGAAGATGCTTATTCCATAAAGGTTGGTTTCGGACCGTCAAAAGCCAAGTACAGGGTCCGCTCGACCACCGAGGCAAGGGACCTTCTTTTTTCGCTGGCGGATGTAACCCGCGAAATGGAAGATTCATCTTCCAAAACCATGAAGAAGGGGAGGAAGAGATAA
- a CDS encoding cytochrome c-type biogenesis protein CcmH encodes MNCFFRKILSAGLFLSLAFFIAFQVDADTLEDQIAEISGELMCPVCEGQSVAESNAQLARDMRAVIKTKLLEGKSKEEIIDYFVSSYGETILASPPPKGFSVILWLLPVLSVLIGAAIILRTIYSYKVEEKK; translated from the coding sequence GTGAACTGTTTTTTTCGCAAGATCCTAAGCGCGGGACTTTTTTTATCTCTAGCCTTTTTTATCGCCTTCCAGGTGGATGCAGACACACTTGAAGACCAGATAGCCGAAATATCGGGAGAACTTATGTGCCCAGTGTGCGAGGGGCAGAGCGTTGCGGAATCAAACGCCCAGCTTGCCAGAGACATGAGGGCTGTCATAAAAACAAAGCTGCTTGAAGGCAAGTCAAAGGAAGAAATAATAGACTATTTTGTCTCAAGCTACGGAGAAACTATTCTCGCATCCCCTCCACCCAAAGGATTCAGCGTCATATTATGGCTTCTGCCCGTGCTTTCCGTACTTATCGGCGCGGCAATAATCCTGAGAACGATTTACTCATACAAAGTCGAGGAAAAAAAATAG
- a CDS encoding class I SAM-dependent methyltransferase gives MPDINEVGTTAFAVACYREMEKNREHRVFNDPYAHWFVTDEIREKIDRVTKILPESVEILRYRFCILDEITRREIQSGIKQIVILGCGFDMRSLVFQTEGVRFCDVDQPALLEFKHKVLESHGVTPCPSIPCNYLDVDLPEELIKAGFDINSPILFLWEGNSMYLPLELIHSFFDSLCARIASFKIAFDYYPLSVINRTYENPEVIRATDMFQETFNVTWVTGFDDLSVFEKRHGMKVEESGELLEVGKRVAPEAVDSVAAFAGVYSYGILSYGDA, from the coding sequence ATGCCGGACATAAATGAAGTTGGAACAACCGCGTTTGCCGTAGCCTGTTACAGGGAAATGGAAAAAAACCGTGAACACCGCGTTTTCAACGATCCTTACGCCCACTGGTTTGTTACGGACGAAATAAGGGAAAAGATCGACAGGGTAACAAAAATTCTTCCGGAATCGGTTGAAATTCTCCGTTACCGCTTCTGCATACTGGATGAAATCACAAGACGCGAGATTCAATCTGGAATAAAACAGATTGTCATACTCGGCTGTGGGTTTGACATGCGTTCCCTGGTCTTTCAGACCGAAGGAGTGCGTTTCTGTGACGTTGATCAGCCGGCCCTTCTGGAATTCAAGCACAAGGTTCTTGAAAGTCACGGCGTTACGCCATGCCCGAGCATACCATGCAACTATCTTGACGTTGACCTGCCGGAAGAACTCATCAAGGCGGGTTTTGACATCAACTCACCGATACTTTTTCTTTGGGAAGGAAACAGCATGTATCTTCCCCTTGAACTGATCCACAGTTTCTTTGACAGTTTGTGTGCCAGAATTGCTTCGTTCAAAATCGCTTTTGACTACTATCCGTTGAGCGTCATTAACAGGACCTATGAAAACCCCGAGGTTATTAGGGCAACTGATATGTTTCAAGAAACTTTCAACGTGACTTGGGTAACCGGGTTTGATGACCTAAGCGTTTTTGAGAAGCGCCACGGCATGAAGGTAGAGGAATCGGGGGAACTGCTTGAAGTCGGGAAACGAGTCGCCCCGGAAGCCGTGGATTCCGTTGCCGCTTTTGCCGGCGTGTACAGCTACGGAATCCTGAGCTACGGAGATGCGTAA
- a CDS encoding HAD family phosphatase, with the protein MDGVIIDSEPLWEKSESIMLKQKGFAGNESYRKEYRKKIMGLNQKDSVKLLKETFGLDESLEEILHTRLNILLELYEKELKLVEGIPEILETLRAERHVKTALTSGSPMKVIEFVLKKFSLSDTFRIKVSGDCVERGKPHPDIYLETARRLGVSPEECVAIEDSINGIVSAKEAGMRCIAVPDPRIAPEDYPQADIFRKSVSEIRLEDIKSFA; encoded by the coding sequence ATGGATGGAGTCATAATAGACAGCGAACCCCTCTGGGAGAAAAGCGAGTCTATTATGCTCAAGCAAAAGGGGTTTGCGGGCAACGAAAGTTACAGAAAAGAATACAGAAAGAAGATAATGGGTCTTAACCAGAAAGACTCCGTAAAACTTCTAAAAGAAACTTTTGGCCTTGATGAATCCCTGGAGGAAATTCTCCACACCCGTCTTAATATCCTTCTCGAACTTTACGAAAAGGAACTCAAACTCGTCGAGGGAATTCCCGAAATCCTTGAAACTCTACGCGCGGAGAGACATGTAAAAACGGCCCTCACTTCGGGCTCCCCGATGAAAGTAATAGAGTTTGTTCTTAAAAAATTCTCTCTTTCGGACACTTTCAGAATAAAAGTTTCGGGAGACTGCGTGGAAAGAGGAAAACCTCACCCCGACATATACCTTGAAACCGCAAGGCGTCTCGGGGTCAGCCCCGAAGAATGCGTTGCGATTGAAGATTCCATAAACGGCATAGTATCAGCAAAAGAGGCCGGCATGCGCTGTATCGCAGTACCCGACCCGAGAATAGCCCCAGAAGATTACCCTCAGGCTGACATCTTCAGAAAAAGTGTTTCGGAAATCCGCCTTGAAGACATAAAGAGCTTTGCTTAA
- a CDS encoding zinc ribbon domain-containing protein codes for MPLYEYECSDCGEVFEILVLDSDETIKCVICDSENIGKQFSTFGLGSSNGSLEISESEDSGSCSQSSCGCC; via the coding sequence ATGCCTTTATACGAATATGAATGCTCTGATTGTGGAGAAGTATTCGAAATTCTGGTACTTGACTCAGACGAAACCATAAAGTGTGTGATCTGCGATTCGGAGAACATCGGAAAACAGTTCTCGACTTTCGGACTTGGCAGTAGCAACGGGAGCCTTGAAATTTCCGAGAGCGAGGATTCAGGAAGCTGCTCGCAATCGTCCTGCGGTTGCTGCTGA
- a CDS encoding malate dehydrogenase — protein sequence MKEAALEYHRSGRKGKLEVLPTKPCDTAWELSLAYSPGVAEPCREIDKDEDLSYEYTNRGNLVAVASNGTAILGLGNLGALAGKPVMEGKGVLFKKFADVDAYDIEIDTDDPDEFIKTVKYLEPTFGGINLEDIKAPECFYIEDKLKEEMDIPVFHDDQHGTAIISGAGLLNACEITGKKMSELKMAFNGAGASAIACAEFFIALGAKRENIIMCDSRGVIYEGRNAGLNPQKERFLVETDKRTIGDALVGADVFVGLSNGGAINQQDVKNMAKNPIIFAMANPDPEILPVDAKAARSDVITATGRSDFANQVNNVLGFPFIFRGALDVRATKINDEMKVAAAYSLAALAKEPVPDKVARAYGDQKFEFGPDYIVPKPFDPRVLVWESAAVAQAAMETGVSRIQIDLDAYKKSLEDKIKDLL from the coding sequence ATGAAGGAAGCCGCTCTTGAATATCATAGAAGCGGTAGAAAAGGAAAACTTGAAGTCCTACCAACAAAGCCCTGTGACACGGCTTGGGAGCTCTCTCTTGCGTACTCCCCCGGAGTCGCTGAGCCCTGCAGGGAAATAGACAAGGACGAAGATCTGTCTTATGAATATACCAACAGAGGAAATCTGGTTGCGGTAGCTTCAAACGGCACCGCAATACTGGGACTCGGAAACTTGGGAGCCCTCGCGGGAAAACCCGTGATGGAAGGGAAAGGGGTGCTTTTCAAGAAGTTCGCGGACGTGGACGCTTACGACATTGAAATAGATACCGATGACCCTGACGAATTCATAAAGACCGTAAAATACCTCGAGCCCACTTTCGGCGGCATTAACCTTGAAGATATAAAAGCCCCTGAGTGCTTCTACATAGAAGATAAACTGAAAGAAGAGATGGACATACCAGTCTTTCACGACGATCAGCACGGAACCGCGATAATATCGGGCGCCGGACTTCTTAACGCCTGTGAGATTACCGGGAAAAAGATGAGCGAGCTCAAAATGGCGTTTAACGGAGCCGGAGCGTCCGCAATCGCATGCGCAGAGTTCTTCATAGCCCTCGGAGCAAAAAGGGAAAACATAATAATGTGCGACAGCAGGGGCGTAATTTACGAGGGAAGAAACGCTGGGCTTAATCCCCAGAAAGAAAGATTTCTTGTCGAGACGGACAAAAGAACCATAGGGGACGCACTGGTCGGGGCCGATGTGTTTGTCGGACTCTCAAATGGCGGAGCCATCAATCAGCAAGACGTCAAGAACATGGCGAAAAATCCTATAATATTCGCCATGGCGAATCCCGACCCCGAAATACTCCCTGTAGACGCAAAGGCAGCCAGAAGCGACGTAATAACCGCCACGGGCCGATCCGATTTCGCAAATCAGGTGAATAACGTTTTGGGATTTCCCTTTATTTTCAGAGGAGCGCTTGACGTAAGAGCGACAAAAATAAACGACGAAATGAAAGTTGCAGCGGCATACTCCCTCGCAGCGCTCGCAAAGGAACCCGTACCGGATAAAGTAGCCAGGGCCTACGGAGACCAGAAATTTGAGTTCGGTCCGGACTACATAGTCCCGAAGCCATTTGATCCCAGGGTTCTGGTATGGGAGTCAGCCGCGGTCGCACAGGCTGCAATGGAAACCGGCGTTTCCAGAATCCAGATCGATCTTGATGCTTACAAGAAGTCTCTGGAAGACAAGATAAAAGACCTGCTCTAG